The sequence AACCTATGACTTGAGTCCTGGAAAACCAACTGCTTTCTTGAATAATTGGTTGCGTACATAATTACATTCCAGACTTAAACTTACTCCTAAATATACGGTGTTTATATTCAATCAATTATAACTACATAGGTCATAGGATGGGTTATTCTATGCTACATCGGAAGTGTTTCACCCCTAATTCAACACCATTAAATCATGTGGGTCCCttgtatttttatgaaaattgacatgTGTGTGGATGATCCAATGACTaatatttgaccacatcatggggGAAAGTACTTCAGGTGTAGCATAAAATAATCCGTCTTAGGATAGGCCTAGCTAGAAAGCTGGTGGTTCACTTTTAATTTATGAACTAAATCATAGTTTGGTTATTTTTTTGTGAACTATACGCATAGTTTGGCTACATTCAAACGTCGAACGTGatccaaataaaataaaatcctcCTATTGCTTCATGGTTAACTGTGCTTTTAGCCAAAATGTATGCCCCTTGCACAGTTTAAACACTCTTTTTTCCTGTCTATAAGGAAATTGCAGTTTAAATAGCACCTCCCTAATTCTTGGTTGGAATTAGAGAATAAAAAGTTTATAACTATTGCTGTTTCGAAGTTGCAATTGCATACTGATAAGTGTAGAGGGGAGAAACTCTTCCTGCGGAACAACACAGAGGAAGCTACTATGATAAAAATGTCTCGAAAAACAAAATCTGGAAAACCCTGAAACACAGGAGTGTTTTCTTGTAATTACACTTTAAAAAATCTATCAGTACTTATGCCGGGGGTAGAAAAATCTGCCACACCTTGATGTCGAAATCCAGACTTGCACTATAAAGAAGATATGTTGATGTTGTTTCTGATGATGTAGGATCAAATGCCACAGTAATGCACTTGACTGGCCCTTTGTGGCCTTCAAGAACCGCTACACAAGAGTATGATTTCTCAGCCCCCCTCCAAATCCTCACCGTGTTGTCGGCGGAACCACTACACACTAGATCCGATACAGTAGCCAGACACAATATGGACTTAGTGTGCCCCCTCAGTGCCCCTATTGCCGCCATGTAGCCGCTGCCAGCCGCCGTTTTTGTCCAAACTAGGATTGATCTATCACCAGCTCCGGAGTACAGTGTTGATCCATCTCTGCTTAGTGCAAGTGCATTCACCCCAGACTTGTGTTTCTCTAGTGTAGCCACTAGGTAATGCTTCTTATTATCACCTGGACTAGTACTACTCTGTTTCCAAACTTTGATCTTCTTGTCTGATGATCCCGTGTAAATATGGTCGTCGATCGATGTGATGATGGTGTTTATTGCATCATCATGTGCTTTGGCTATTGATTCCAGGCACTTGAAATCCGCTGTCCTCCAGATTTTCAGTGTTCGGTCCCAAGAAACTGAGTATAGTGAGGATCCATCTCTTGATATGGCTAGCCCCGAAACTGTGTCGACATGATGGACCCATGTGCATGTCTTGTGCCTTCTTACTTGGACATGGTTCTTGGGCAGGAAAATTTTGAGGGCACGGTCACTTAGTGTTGGGAGTGTGGCTACATGTGTGAACTTGTGGCGATCGTTATCGAGGTTATCGATTTTCCATACTCGGATTTTGTGATCTTGATGAGCACTGATGATGATTTTATCTTCTGATGCTACTAGAGCTTTAACCGCACCTTTTCCTGCCACAACCATGTTATGATCATCAGTGATCAGATTCTCAAAGTCGTCTTCCGTCATAGACCTTAGAGAATCGTGTTTCCATAACCGAATTTCTCTGTCCGAAGAGCCGGTGAACAAGAATCCTCCGGAAAGAAGAAGGGATGACGTATAGGAGTTTCGTCCCTTAAGAGTCGCCACACATCGATGGTGCATGGTTAGGACGTGACATTGGTGTTGGGGCGACGCTGCAAGGGACGGAACAGAGGCGAAGCTCAGCTGGGAATCTAAGAAACTTGTCTCCTGTGATAATGGATTGCTGGAAAAGACATAGGAATCATTTCTTGAGGTACAAGTTTGGTCACATGGCTTCATTTCTCTGTGGGAAGAAACATGGAGAAATAGATAAATATATAGGGATTGGAGTTGTACTTAATGGAGTGAAAGCTGTTTGAGTAGCATGTGTTTTTAGAGTAAAGGTGGCCCCGTTTTTGATAGAGAGTGTGGGGCATTATCACAATTCACAAAACTACGAGTTcagatataaatataatttacgtGTACGGTAAACAAATTTTTACATGAGATCAAACCCTTGTTTGCCACCCTTATTTCTATGGATAACAAAATAATTGATTCTAGTTAATTTATATGAAAATTTACGTCGCACGAGTCTCCTGTATGAAACACGAACAGCTATTCGAGTCGTACTTGATAAAATGGCTTTGTGTCGTGTTAGATGGTAATTGATTCAGTAAATTAATTACTTcagatatataaaataaaactaaCAAAATGAGATATCAAGATTGATAGAGAATATTCTTCCCTTGTCGATATCTACTATTCTACTCTGGGTTTTTAGAAAAAGAATTGATCATTTTTCTTCTCTGCATTTCCTAAATAGAAAACTCCAATGAACCAAAAAATTCCCAACAAAgaatttttttcattaattctCAAATATCCCAACCAAGAGTTTTCTTATTCACGACAGCAAATTTTTAGTATAAAATTCgaaactcaaaaattcataaacatcgTAACAATATTATTGCTGCTAAATATTTTGACATAATTTTAGAGTTGTCGAACTATGGTTAGTATTTTACGATTTTCTTGCTCAAATATTCCGATTCAAACCACAAATCATGCAATAGGACCGGGGTTAAGTTGGGTTAGGATCACGCCATTTTCCGGTAGTTTTCTGGCGTCACTTGACCGTAAATTGGAACAGGGAAGGGCTGGAATCTGGATGAGAATGGGGTTGTGGCCTTGTGGGAGTGAAAAAGCAAAGAGTGAAAAAGTAACAATTTGTTTTCAAACTACCAATTTTTAGCCTTGgctgagaaaaaaaatttaattaaagacTACTATATTTTAGCATgggataaaaaaataatataaaactgaaaaaacagaaaaaaataataataataataataataataataataatgaatgcatgaatgaaTAGGCCCTTGTCTCCGCCcctaataaattatttaagttatATTCAATTCGTTACGTTATTTTAGTGTAACATTAGCTTTAAAATGTAATTTCTACATCAAATATCAAATCATTTCCAATTCATCAACTCTCAACTCTAcgctaaaaaaaatattcttgaaatatttccttttattttatttacaacaaATAATTTACCCCATAAAAAAATAGTTATTAACACTTTAATTAAAATATCACCACTTTAACTTTATCTTTAATTAATTTCTATATTGTAAtttaaaaaccaattaaatttctttaaatattactttaaatcaaatttgaaGATTACATCGTATGTATAATTCTTATAGTTTATTaaaggaaaaataagttttttagttCAATAACTTTACTTCCTTTgaattttggtccattaactttttcgatatgaggtttggtacactaactttgcaatttcattgttttttggtccaactgcatacgtgtcggCTTTTGATTGATCCACGTTATCATTTTGGATCAATCAAAAGTTGACACATATGAAGTTGGATCAAAAAACAATGAAATTGCAAAGTtagtgttgggatcggttcagagggtagaggggggggtgaatacactctgaaacttttcttcttcttctttaaaatgatcaagtgaggtttagttcacttaatcagttttctcaacttctaaaacgttttgaacaacttaaatagtgcggaaaaagttcagaggttttagtgatgcaaagtttataatgcaatgtatgagcaggatgtgagataagtggcagtaaatgctaaagcacgattttatggaagttcgaaggcttaatccttctacgtctccccttcttccacttaggaaggaattcactagaagactttggttattacaacgtcttgtaatacacccacttcagacttaggacttatccaatgcctaatccgaaactcctagatttacacagataagattctcagttcttatcagactggtggaagctttcagagcagcttcaagtctcttcaacactgagtatagttgagttgagcttctcagactgcagagcggtcgagaggcttgaaaaccctaggatgatccttgacgatcagatatgtgaactgtaggcgagggtttatttgagcagcagatgaatgatcttgtaagtgtgctcaagtatatcagatgaggacttctgatattagtcaagtgattgaaatttttctgagttgcttgtctctcttcgttgtctcgtatcacttcttattgttgtttgagcaatcttccctttatataggtcaatcatcaacgtctttattttgaacgttctgatgctgcattgaatgcacatttaatgctcataaatgcattgatgattctgcatgaggatcgtacactgcagacaacttccagggtccaaaactggaataaacggtcgaatgctttatctgcagtcattctgtgtttttgccattttggtacaacctgttgtcttgatttgcaggagtcaacaaatcttctgaaacgccggttctgcttttaataaaagatcctgcaaagaacatcttgtcacaggtacttgtctcgagatatctagataggcagttggcattctaccggtagagatatttgtcctctgctggtttgaataaccagtcgataagcttgtgacttcaaccggtcgagagataaaggcggttgacaagcttccggtagatagatttatcctccgctggttttgatagccagttgataggcttgtgacttcagccggtcgagagcaaaggcggttgacaagctttcggtagaagttgtagtaggttcctgaaatacaatggttggcagcacattcctatacaatgagttgttgtttgttatcaccaaaatatcggattcaacaatttccccctttttggtgatgacaaaacttaagtgctccaagaacaatatgaaagcattaaaatgaacttcattgagagaatgaatttcattaagtacaataagcatttttattacacctacagaaaaaaataagatgcggctgcgataagtaaagaagagataagttgttcatcttttgaaccaactggctcctcctgacctatcgccttctcttcttcttctgtcggcttcttcttttcttctggactcttcttcacgtcttcttgcctctgctgctctacgttgctcttcttccccctttttggcatcaccttggttgagccgaaggatgacttcagtgagttgagtgccaaggcaggcttgcatagtgtctatttttgcatcgatttgagcaagtagagtggcttgcatagtgtccatccgatcattcaactgcttatgaaggcgattttcggatcggataacttgttcggagacggtagagagcgtgttgatttgagtgcgatgatgattagtgatctctgtggacagacgagcgaggtctcgagacacggtctcgaaatgccgaatcatcgtctggcgtgaattatcgaccgataaggatgagtttgttatgtcttgagagaaggacctaaccgtttgcatgagctcatgaagccgatttatcaaggtatgatctagagctgcggccatggcttcaattaaagaatcatcagtctgaatcatttgcccttctgagtcatttcttggtgaaacagggctagactcacgatgatgtggtgcgggtgaacttgctggagagctacccgatggaccttccaataatggtacagttggagatgtaatagtttcgactgcagccaatatggttggtggagtaccaggatcagcacttggttcatccataatgagatcttccataaacttttcagtagatggagacggttgaagtgctggatcagcatcagtcacttgctgttctggagatgcaggtgatacaatagtgcttgatatctccgttgggggcactgttgcttcactactgcaaggagcctctgtcacagaggtgacaggtatctcttgtgcaaccacttctaaaacatcttgtgaatgaccgggagaagtgtgagcggtcgtcacgggagaggagcgagcaatcacaactgcttccggttgagtaactgcttggactgcggttgaggaggggtcgaccgatgaagatgctgctacactcgatcttagagcatatgattgaaagaggtcagcagtgatgagatcggtcagaatcccatctgaagaaggaagagcatagacgtcttcttcaccctgatcttgagtgagaaaggttttcatcatcacttgtgcttccagcacataagcttgcaaacaggctgctgaagctggtgttttgacattgttgagagcttggaagtgctgaagtagttgagtgatttgacgtagactatcctgtagtccagtcaaaatcacaaagtcatcggcagcggtaggactcttggatttgaaattcttgacacgctcattaattagcagtgatagcaggcttcctcgaagcttcaagtctatgagatgtcttcttcccagagcctccacgatgtcttcagtatcagcaaatagaagcatcttctgctcaatgacgtttagagatttccatttaggaaatatttgagcgagtgtcaagtgagtgcgggagtgatgccatctgtcaaaacgttgtagatgacgcttgacagtacggagtacgtgagagatgatcatattgagttctatcgtagctgctggttgagccttgggtgtgtagatcatcacacctttccctttgtctttgggatcagctagagtgacctcaggagctgatgaggcaccttcccggattatcacaccttttgtaggacgaggagcagtagaagcaacaacggtagtagtctcgaccgttggcagggtaggagcaagtccagaaagagactttagcttcttgtgctgcctcttcttctcgcctgcaggcgtggatgacacagctgctttggagaccgaaggggatgacctgctgaaagcttgaatcagtggaacattctcacgtgattcatcttcagagtcagattcgatgatcagttgacgcttggcagactttttggtatggactggtttggccacgaccgaaaccgttgaaagcggttgagggatagcaataacctttgcggttgagggcaaggtgtcgaccgcagtctctttcttgttcaggaatttgagaatcgtagacttgttgagccatttggtgggatgcagaggctcagtcttggaaaagtccactccaaggacgcccaagatgtggcagatttgcaaagcaaatccctcggattgccctttgcccctgatcatttcacatagaatattgaacagaatgtctgaccagtttatgttgatcttggaggcaatacaagccatgtattgaaatttctccagcgtcaccttgtcgtaagatccagccttggccagaagattcttggccacgatattagtcagtagcctgaatggagctttgagagatgtcttctgggccggcagtttgatcggagcatcagtagttgagaactccttcaaccaataagagcagttaccatctggaagatccgtgcattttgtcaaacccctggagggcagatcaaatgtgctggcgaagaacttctgattgaaggagtagacctctgtcttgatcaagcatttgatagtcccatgctcgatttgagcggttgcgaagaactccttcaaaacaggcaaatcgcagatggcgctgcattccagaaatttcttcagtccagaggcttcaagcatggtgaagacctcagttattcctgcgttgtttgccttaacaacggaatcaaagttgatggcgaggcaagtcttctggatcgacatgatatctatagataagaactcgagcaaagagtaagcaaaagcttgagagtaattcgatggagcgtttaatacaatatgaaagtttttagcaaaggtgaaagattgatatacgagtgtaaagaagtatatataggaacctatgggccatagggtgatgtcatgaaaagtatttttgaaattcaaaaagttttgaagagcataatcacggcgcccaattaatgtcatttggttcaaagcaccaagctgctagtacgaagcctgtcagagactagttaaaggcggatgatatgccaatattaatggcaacgtaacagctaatctattaatgtcatattgacaatcattccccctaaacacatgcatactaacttaaatctactaagccaagaatatttcgaaaatatgaaaacttagcgtccggtagaggcttggtgaatatgtctgctgcttgctgatcggtagagatgtattccagcctaatttccttctttaagacatgatctcggataaagtgatgcctgacatcaatgtgctttgtccgagagtgcatcactggattgtgagtgatggctatggcacttgtattgtcacagtagattggagcttcactcgaccgaatcccataatcattaagctgctgttgaatccagagtatttgagcacaacagctgccagcagcaaggtattctgcttcggcggtcgaggtagcaattgatgtctgcttcttacttgaccacgaaattagtctatctccaaggaattgacatgtgccacttgtacttttgcgatcaattctacaacctgcataatctgcatctgaatagccaataagattaagatttgaatctttgggataccaaagacccacattagtagttcctttaatatatttaagtattcgtttggtagcaatgaaatgagattgcttaggtgcggcttgaaatctagcacataaacaaactgaatacatgatatccggtcgactggcagtcaaatagagcagtgaaccaataaggcctcgatacatggttacctcaaccggaattcccccttcatctttatcaagcttaattgatgtactcatgggggtagatacagttgagcattgttccattccaaacttctttaccaattccttggcatacttggactgattgatgaatattccagtttcaagttgctttacttgaagtccaagaaagaagtttagctcgcccatcatgctcatttcaaacttctccttcatcagtttagagaactttgagcacaacttggggttagttgacccaaatataatgtcatcaacataaatttgtactagtaacacatgatcaccttttacaaatttaaacagggtcttatcgaccgttccaatttggaaatcatgttccagtaaaaattttagcaaagtgtcataccaagcacgcggtgcttgttttaatccatagagagctttgtcaagtttatagatatattgaggatgagtaggattgacaaaacctggtggttgttcaacgtacacctcttcttgaagtagaccattgaggaatgcagacttcacatccatttgataaactttaaaattcttgaaggctgcataagcaagaaagatgcggattgcttctagtcttgcaactggcgcgaaagattcctcaaagtctatgccttcttcttgtctgaatccttgagcaacaagtcgagctttgttacgcacaacagtgccatgttcatcgagcttgttacgaaacacccatctagttccaatcacattttgatttttcggtcgaggaactagatgccaaacattgttgcgggtgaattgattcaactcttcttgcatagcttcaatccagctggcatctgatagagcttcatctattttcttgggctctacctgagatatgaaagcggcatgcaagaattcattaatcatttgaccacgtgtttttcgaggagcagaagggtcacctatgaccaacccaggtggatgatctttgttccacctaaaataattccctaaagggttgtcatcaattggttgatgaacgtcctcgtttactggatcatcattggctggaggattgttatcaaccggtggatccacttctggccttgtttgatcacacccggtagagggaactggatcatccttctttggaggatatagatcactgtcactctcttcctgtagatttgtgttttccagtctgtgactcagatcatttatgctcccttgagtttgttctgtacatagagtagattcatcaaaaacaacatgaatggtttcctcgaccgttagtgatctttgattgaacactcgataagctctgctaacggctgagtaaccaataaaagttccttcgtctgctttggcatcgaaggctgtcaaatggtttttgccattgttgtggataaagcatttgcacccaaaaattttgaaataagaaatgtcaggttttgtgccattccagatctcatatggagttttgttaaatcgtttattaatcatagatctgttttgagtatagcaagctgtgttaactgcttctgcccaaagtctttgagaaacatttgaatcagcaatcatagttctggctgcttcttttaaagtacggttccttctttcagccaccccattttgctgtggggatctagcagctgacaactcatgcttgattccctgatcatctagataagtcataagagtggtgtttaaaaattcagtccctctatcactcctgattctatctatcacagtagattgttcattttgcaagcgtttaaaaagcttaatcaggtgaggtgcagtttgatcttttgaagagagaaagatgacccaagtaaatcgagaaaagtc comes from Henckelia pumila isolate YLH828 chromosome 4, ASM3356847v2, whole genome shotgun sequence and encodes:
- the LOC140866904 gene encoding protein JINGUBANG, with protein sequence MHHRCVATLKGRNSYTSSLLLSGGFLFTGSSDREIRLWKHDSLRSMTEDDFENLITDDHNMVVAGKGAVKALVASEDKIIISAHQDHKIRVWKIDNLDNDRHKFTHVATLPTLSDRALKIFLPKNHVQVRRHKTCTWVHHVDTVSGLAISRDGSSLYSVSWDRTLKIWRTADFKCLESIAKAHDDAINTIITSIDDHIYTGSSDKKIKVWKQSSTSPGDNKKHYLVATLEKHKSGVNALALSRDGSTLYSGAGDRSILVWTKTAAGSGYMAAIGALRGHTKSILCLATVSDLVCSGSADNTVRIWRGAEKSYSCVAVLEGHKGPVKCITVAFDPTSSETTSTYLLYSASLDFDIKVWQIFLPPA